One window of Trifolium pratense cultivar HEN17-A07 linkage group LG5, ARS_RC_1.1, whole genome shotgun sequence genomic DNA carries:
- the LOC123886609 gene encoding uncharacterized protein LOC123886609 yields the protein MFKFNSWRHKTLIYYYLKGLTLQSPNPNPLFHRYPSQFSLRYCTNTSDSTPFPVSYLIRNFEFSPQFASKLCSTYNVCFKTSQNPDLVLNFFRNYGFSDSQLRDIIQKSPELLSCNPSKRVLPKFQFLLSKGASTSDIVNLVSKNPKILSPSLKNFIIPTYEFLYGFMQSDKKTIDCVIGNPILLCEHRMSRNITMLVENGVANSNIARLLRIRSRVFLSRDLLKFVDELKFLGFNPSKVIFSIALSAKATLSKTRWKAKVDALKKWGWSDEDALEAFRKKPYCMLTSIDKINLVMSFWVNQMGWDAMAIAKAPYILSLSLEKRIIPRAAVVQFLLKKGLTHKNGSLTHPFVLPEKLFRDMLKKRFKNESSYLLTLYEEKLNHAYTADKTCMS from the coding sequence AtgttcaaattcaattcatggCGCCACAAAACCCTAATCTATTATTATCTCAAGGGATTAACATTACAATCCCCAAACCCTAACCCTCTTTTCCACCGTTACCCATCGCAATTTTCTCTTCGTTACTGCACAAACACTTCCGATTCAACCCCATTTCCTGTCTCCTACCTCATCCGCAATTTTGAATTCTCACCACAATTTGCTTCCAAACTCTGCTCCACTTACAACGTTTGTTTCAAAACTTCCCAAAACCCTGATTTAGTTCTCAACTTCTTTAGAAACTATGGTTTCTCAGATTCCCAATTACGTGATATCATTCAAAAGTCACCAGAGCTACTTTCCTGCAATCCCTCCAAAAGGGTCTTgccaaagtttcaatttttactcTCCAAAGGTGCTTCAACCTCTGATATTGTTAATCTGGTCAGTAAAAATCCCAAAATCTTGTCTCCAAGCTTGAAGAATTTTATAATCCCAACCTATGAATTTCTTTATGGATTCATGCAATCAGACAAGAAAACTATTGATTGTGTAATTGGCAATCCAATTTTACTTTGTGAGCATCGTATGTCACGCAACATCACAATGCTGGTTGAGAATGGAGTGGCCAACTCAAACATTGCAAGATTGCTTCGGATCCGGAGTCGGGTATTCCTGTCACGTGACTTGCTGAAGTTTGTGGATGAATTAAAGTTTTTGGGGTTTAATCCTTCGAAAGTAATTTTTTCCATAGCATTGAGTGCTAAAGCAACTTTATCCAAAACCAGGTGGAAAGCGAAAGTTGATGCCTTGAAGAAGTGGGGTTGGTCTGATGAAGATGCTCTTGAAGCATTTAGAAAGAAACCTTATTGTATGTTAACATccattgacaaaataaatttagtgATGAGCTTTTGGGTCAATCAGATGGGTTGGGATGCTATGGCCATTGCCAAAGCACCATATATTTTGTCACTAAGTTTGGAAAAAAGGATCATTCCGAGGGCTGCAGTTGTGCAATTTCTTCTCAAAAAAGGTTTGACTCATAAGAATGGAAGCTTAACGCATCCATTTGTACTGCCCGAGAAGTTGTTTcgtgatatgcttaaaaaacgTTTTAAGAACGAGTCCTCTTATTTATTAACTTTGTATGAGGAAAAACTCAATCATGCATATACTGCGGACAAGACATGCATGTCGTGA